A single Saccharolobus shibatae B12 DNA region contains:
- a CDS encoding glutamyl-tRNA reductase gives MTSNEELLQNYCSILFTYKTIGISNLHLYYFRETEIKSLRQLINAEFTILQTCNRVEIYLYSNSNTINEIDKIIQYLNNVHNEPIGNQARVLCGKDSIKHLFLVASGADSLSIGEYEILSQIRSTIDMFKKLGFSGKYLQILFERAIKVGRKVREETSISKGKVGIYSLAIDEAKRQFNDFHDRKIVIVGAGEMGQKIANMLYNEGVKNVTIMNRTVEKAKQLALKFGYNYEKLDLDKLGSFDIAFISISHENLRLENKWNTLIVDITVPPLFTGNNVITLEELEKISKLNFKAREEELVKINKLVEDGIDELIYDYKKEIYSEFMSKIMKRVETIRENEIVRAYKELEKLGINNQQVKEILDLMTRSIMKKSFQPLFDNVRSLVFDGENSINYINFLIDIFKDGNIPSFETKKIKEKQISKRSSS, from the coding sequence ATGACCAGTAATGAGGAGTTACTACAAAACTATTGTTCGATTTTATTTACATACAAAACTATAGGGATAAGTAATCTTCACTTATATTATTTTAGAGAAACGGAAATAAAGTCCTTAAGACAATTGATCAATGCTGAATTTACTATTCTACAAACATGTAATAGAGTTGAGATATACTTATATTCAAATTCAAATACAATAAATGAGATAGATAAGATAATCCAATATTTAAATAATGTGCATAATGAACCAATTGGAAATCAAGCTAGAGTGCTCTGCGGTAAAGATAGCATAAAACACCTATTTCTAGTAGCCAGTGGTGCTGATTCTCTGTCTATTGGAGAGTATGAAATCTTATCTCAAATTAGATCGACTATTGATATGTTTAAAAAATTAGGATTTAGTGGAAAGTATCTACAAATACTCTTTGAAAGAGCAATTAAAGTAGGTAGAAAAGTTAGAGAAGAGACTAGTATTTCCAAGGGGAAAGTTGGTATATATTCCCTTGCTATTGATGAGGCTAAAAGGCAATTTAATGACTTCCATGATAGAAAAATTGTAATAGTAGGCGCTGGTGAAATGGGACAGAAAATAGCTAATATGTTATACAATGAAGGAGTCAAGAATGTTACCATTATGAATAGAACAGTAGAAAAGGCAAAACAACTTGCCCTAAAATTTGGCTACAATTACGAGAAATTAGATTTAGACAAGTTAGGTAGCTTCGATATTGCTTTTATATCAATTTCTCATGAGAATCTTAGACTGGAAAACAAATGGAACACACTAATTGTTGATATAACTGTCCCTCCCTTATTTACTGGGAATAATGTAATTACCCTAGAAGAATTAGAAAAAATATCAAAACTCAACTTTAAAGCTAGAGAAGAGGAGTTAGTTAAAATTAATAAATTAGTAGAAGATGGAATAGACGAATTAATCTATGATTACAAAAAAGAAATTTATAGTGAATTTATGTCAAAGATAATGAAACGTGTAGAAACTATAAGAGAAAATGAAATAGTAAGAGCCTATAAAGAACTTGAAAAACTTGGAATAAACAATCAACAAGTTAAGGAAATATTAGATTTGATGACAAGATCAATAATGAAAAAATCGTTTCAGCCCCTTTTTGACAATGTAAGATCTCTAGTATTTGACGGGGAAAATTCAATCAACTACATTAACTTTCTAATCGATATTTTTAAAGATGGTAACATTCCCAGTTTTGAGACCAAGAAGATTAAGGAAAAACAAATTAGTAAGAGATCTAGTAGCTGA
- a CDS encoding 50S ribosomal protein L40e — translation MPLTDPAKLQIVQQRVFLKKVCRKCGALNPIRATKCRRCHSTNLRLKKKELPTKKG, via the coding sequence ATGCCGCTAACCGATCCCGCGAAATTACAGATAGTGCAACAAAGGGTATTTTTGAAAAAGGTATGCAGAAAATGCGGAGCTCTTAATCCTATAAGGGCAACCAAATGTAGGCGATGTCATAGTACAAACTTAAGATTGAAGAAGAAGGAATTACCAACTAAGAAAGGTTAA
- a CDS encoding transcription elongation factor NusA translates to MKMKIPLDYVCVRSGLLCNRCQSLIDSGEVFEYEVEIIKVLLDLEETQFKELKDSIYHKAYKVDDLLILLVTSGPEMTQQKWIKIARILQDKLNMKVRVLEKTNSIKNSAVQLLSPARVLGVNTVWMPDGSVQYVIRVSRSERRLLPAEAQLLESALTKIHSTPVRIRVE, encoded by the coding sequence ATGAAGATGAAGATCCCCCTAGATTATGTTTGTGTTAGAAGTGGACTTCTGTGCAATAGATGCCAGTCTCTTATAGATAGTGGTGAGGTATTTGAATATGAAGTTGAAATAATAAAGGTACTATTAGATTTAGAAGAAACGCAGTTTAAAGAGCTTAAGGATTCCATATATCATAAGGCCTACAAAGTGGACGATCTACTAATATTATTAGTTACAAGTGGACCCGAGATGACTCAACAGAAGTGGATCAAAATAGCAAGAATCTTGCAAGATAAATTGAACATGAAAGTTAGAGTCTTAGAAAAAACTAATAGCATAAAGAATAGTGCGGTACAATTACTCTCGCCTGCTAGAGTACTTGGTGTAAATACTGTATGGATGCCGGATGGTTCTGTGCAATATGTAATTCGTGTGTCTAGATCAGAAAGAAGATTATTACCAGCTGAAGCACAACTTTTAGAGTCAGCATTAACTAAAATACATTCAACGCCAGTAAGAATAAGGGTCGAGTAA
- a CDS encoding nucleotidyltransferase, translated as MIPFSKVGEVLHELQGLTKFIIIGDTIVDISLKRKGTESDVDLFALDISVLVDDDKIRNFAYEKGWDYGKTPIDTPRLLAPVDDDQLQVDLYENIQDFFVPKEILDSAINIKIGAYEFKSIRLEDYILLKANAFREEDEDELKTLVYLLGEGKISIDKEYLKEHVNAFEENSESIKERLSAIGIKI; from the coding sequence TTGATACCTTTTAGCAAGGTAGGAGAAGTTCTTCATGAATTACAAGGTCTTACAAAATTCATAATAATTGGAGATACAATAGTCGATATTTCTCTAAAGAGAAAAGGAACTGAGAGTGATGTGGACTTGTTTGCTCTGGATATAAGCGTCTTAGTAGACGACGATAAAATCAGAAACTTCGCATATGAGAAAGGATGGGATTATGGTAAAACTCCAATTGATACTCCAAGATTATTAGCTCCAGTTGATGATGACCAACTCCAGGTAGATTTATATGAAAATATACAAGATTTCTTTGTCCCTAAAGAAATTCTAGACAGTGCAATTAATATAAAAATAGGAGCTTATGAGTTTAAAAGCATAAGATTAGAAGATTACATTTTGCTCAAAGCCAACGCGTTTAGAGAGGAAGACGAAGATGAACTAAAAACACTAGTGTACTTACTTGGAGAAGGTAAGATCAGTATCGATAAGGAATATTTGAAAGAACATGTGAACGCATTTGAGGAAAATAGTGAAAGTATAAAAGAACGTTTATCAGCAATTGGAATAAAAATTTAG
- the pth2 gene encoding peptidyl-tRNA hydrolase Pth2, whose translation MVKMVIVVRSDIKMGKGKMAAQVAHAAVTLVISIINSNNSRWKEWLNEWLQQGQPKIVAKANSLDEIILRSKKAETMNLPFSIIEDAGKTQLEPGTITCLGIGPAPENLIDPITGDLKLL comes from the coding sequence ATGGTTAAGATGGTTATTGTTGTAAGAAGTGATATTAAAATGGGTAAAGGTAAGATGGCTGCTCAAGTTGCACACGCTGCCGTAACTTTAGTAATAAGTATTATTAATTCTAATAACTCACGTTGGAAGGAGTGGTTAAATGAGTGGTTACAGCAAGGACAACCAAAAATAGTCGCCAAGGCAAACTCATTAGATGAAATTATTTTACGATCTAAAAAGGCTGAAACGATGAACTTACCTTTCTCCATTATTGAAGATGCAGGAAAGACCCAATTAGAGCCTGGAACCATAACTTGTCTAGGTATTGGACCAGCTCCAGAGAATTTGATAGATCCTATCACGGGTGATCTAAAATTACTGTGA
- a CDS encoding precorrin-2 dehydrogenase/sirohydrochlorin ferrochelatase family protein has translation MITKDYYPIFIDLSNFRVLVIGGGKVGTKRALAFKKYGANVSVISLDFSQDLLNSDIRLIKEDANKIDASIIEKYDIILTCTNNFELNEKLCNIAKNLRKLCNNPTNPENSNFIVPIFYSDNDMEIAITTKGKSSILAKEILSKTINIANSPEMRNLLSAMYDVKTLLKKKVTDPSVRYSFYHKIYNDEKFKYYATNGLIEKALHRAEEIINDQ, from the coding sequence GTGATCACAAAGGATTATTATCCAATTTTTATAGATCTTTCTAATTTTCGTGTACTTGTAATCGGTGGAGGCAAAGTAGGTACAAAAAGAGCACTAGCTTTTAAGAAATATGGAGCTAATGTATCCGTCATAAGTTTAGATTTCTCCCAAGATCTTCTCAACTCGGATATAAGACTAATTAAGGAAGATGCAAATAAAATAGATGCTAGTATAATAGAAAAATACGATATAATTTTGACTTGTACGAATAATTTTGAGCTCAATGAGAAACTTTGTAATATAGCTAAAAATTTAAGAAAACTTTGTAATAATCCCACTAATCCGGAGAACTCCAACTTTATAGTGCCAATATTCTATTCTGACAATGATATGGAAATAGCTATAACTACTAAAGGAAAATCTAGTATCCTAGCTAAAGAAATCTTATCGAAAACAATTAATATTGCTAATAGTCCAGAAATGAGAAATTTATTGAGTGCAATGTACGATGTAAAAACTCTATTAAAGAAAAAAGTAACTGATCCGTCTGTTAGATATTCCTTTTATCATAAAATATATAATGATGAAAAATTCAAATATTATGCTACTAATGGATTAATAGAAAAAGCCTTACACAGAGCGGAGGAGATAATTAATGACCAGTAA
- the aspS gene encoding aspartate--tRNA(Asn) ligase: MFRTHLVSELNPKLDGAEVKVAGWVHNIRNLGGKVFILLRDKSGIGQIVVEKGNSAYDKIMNIGLESTLVVNGIVKADPRAPNGIEVHAKDVEILSYAKSPLPLDVTGKVKADIDTRLRERLLDLRRLEMQAVLKIQSVAVKSFRETLYKYGFVEVFTPKIIASATEGGAQLFPVLYFGKEAFLAQSPQLYKELLAGAIERVFEIAPAWRAEESDTPYHLSEFISMDVEMAFADYNDIMALIEQIIYNMINDVKRECENELKILNYTPPDVKIPMKKISYSEAIEILKSKGVNIKFGDDIGTPELRVLYSELKEDLYFVTDWPWLSRPFYTKQKKDNPQLSESFDLIFRWLEIVSGSSRNHVKEVLENSLKVRGLNPESFEFFLKWFDYGMPPHAGFGMGLARVMLMLTGLQSVKEVVPFPRDKKRLAP, translated from the coding sequence TTGTTTAGGACACATCTAGTTTCAGAATTAAATCCTAAATTAGATGGAGCAGAAGTAAAAGTAGCTGGATGGGTTCATAATATAAGGAATCTAGGTGGAAAGGTATTTATTTTATTAAGAGATAAGAGTGGAATAGGACAGATAGTAGTTGAGAAAGGTAATAGTGCTTATGATAAAATCATGAATATAGGATTAGAATCAACGCTAGTTGTAAATGGCATAGTTAAGGCTGATCCGAGAGCTCCTAATGGTATTGAAGTACACGCAAAAGACGTAGAAATACTCTCATATGCGAAGTCTCCATTGCCGTTAGACGTAACGGGCAAGGTTAAAGCTGATATAGATACTAGACTTAGAGAAAGATTACTAGATTTAAGAAGATTGGAAATGCAAGCAGTATTGAAAATCCAGTCAGTAGCGGTAAAATCGTTTAGGGAAACATTATATAAATACGGATTTGTAGAAGTCTTTACTCCAAAAATAATTGCTAGTGCGACAGAGGGAGGAGCCCAATTATTTCCAGTACTATACTTTGGAAAAGAAGCATTTCTAGCTCAGAGCCCACAATTATACAAGGAATTATTAGCTGGTGCTATAGAAAGAGTATTTGAGATAGCTCCTGCATGGAGAGCAGAAGAGTCAGATACACCGTATCATCTCTCAGAGTTCATTAGTATGGATGTAGAAATGGCCTTTGCAGATTATAACGATATAATGGCTCTAATCGAACAAATAATCTATAACATGATAAATGATGTAAAGAGAGAATGTGAAAATGAATTAAAAATTTTAAATTATACTCCACCAGATGTTAAAATACCTATGAAGAAAATTTCCTATTCAGAGGCAATAGAGATTCTGAAAAGTAAGGGCGTAAATATTAAATTTGGCGATGATATAGGAACACCTGAACTGAGAGTATTATATAGTGAATTAAAAGAAGATCTTTACTTCGTAACTGATTGGCCTTGGTTAAGTAGACCGTTTTATACAAAGCAGAAAAAGGACAATCCGCAGCTGAGTGAAAGCTTCGATTTAATTTTCAGGTGGTTGGAGATTGTTTCCGGAAGTTCGAGAAATCATGTGAAAGAAGTCCTAGAGAATTCCCTTAAAGTAAGGGGATTAAATCCAGAAAGTTTTGAGTTCTTCCTAAAATGGTTTGATTATGGGATGCCACCACACGCTGGTTTTGGCATGGGATTAGCAAGAGTAATGTTAATGTTAACTGGACTTCAGAGCGTGAAGGAAGTAGTACCATTCCCTAGAGATAAGAAGAGACTAGCACCATAA
- the fen gene encoding flap endonuclease-1: MGVDLADLVKDVKRELSFSELKGKKVSIDGYNALYQFLAAIRQPDGTPLMDSHGRITSHLSGLFYRTINILEEGVIPIYVFDGKPPEQKSEELERRRKIKEEAERKLERAKSEGKIEELRKYSQAILRLSNMMVEESKNLLRAMGIPIVQAPSEGEAEAAYLNILGFSWAAASQDYDSILFGAKRLVRNLTITGKRKLPNKDVYIDIKPELIETELLLKKLGITREQLIDISILIGTDYNPDGIKGIGPERALKIIKKYGKIEKAIEYGEISKRDITFNIDEIRSLFLKPQVVKPEETLDLNEPNEKDIVDILVNEHNFSEERVKNGIERLIKAIREAKGASRQTGLDRWF; this comes from the coding sequence ATAGGAGTAGATTTAGCAGATCTAGTAAAAGACGTAAAAAGAGAACTTTCATTTTCTGAGCTTAAAGGGAAGAAGGTAAGTATTGATGGATATAATGCATTATATCAATTTTTAGCAGCGATAAGACAACCGGATGGAACTCCCTTAATGGATTCCCATGGAAGGATAACCAGCCACCTAAGTGGATTATTTTATAGAACGATAAATATCCTAGAAGAGGGTGTTATACCGATCTACGTCTTTGACGGCAAACCACCAGAGCAAAAAAGTGAAGAGTTAGAAAGAAGGAGAAAAATAAAAGAAGAAGCTGAGAGAAAGTTAGAGAGAGCTAAGAGTGAAGGGAAAATAGAAGAGCTAAGGAAATATTCTCAAGCTATACTTAGACTATCCAATATGATGGTAGAGGAAAGTAAAAACTTGTTGAGAGCTATGGGAATACCTATAGTTCAAGCACCTTCCGAAGGAGAAGCTGAGGCTGCATATTTAAATATATTAGGATTTAGCTGGGCAGCGGCGAGTCAAGATTACGACTCGATTCTTTTTGGAGCTAAGAGATTAGTAAGAAATTTGACAATCACTGGTAAAAGAAAACTTCCTAACAAGGACGTATATATAGATATAAAACCAGAATTAATAGAAACTGAATTATTACTTAAGAAATTAGGAATAACAAGAGAACAATTAATTGATATAAGTATATTAATTGGGACCGATTATAACCCTGATGGAATTAAGGGAATAGGGCCAGAAAGAGCACTAAAGATAATTAAAAAATACGGCAAGATAGAGAAGGCAATAGAATATGGAGAAATTTCAAAAAGAGATATTACTTTCAATATTGATGAGATTAGAAGTTTATTTTTGAAACCACAAGTAGTGAAACCAGAAGAAACCTTGGATTTAAATGAACCCAATGAGAAGGATATAGTTGACATATTAGTAAATGAACATAACTTCAGTGAGGAAAGAGTTAAGAATGGAATTGAAAGATTAATTAAAGCAATAAGAGAAGCTAAAGGAGCTTCTAGACAAACCGGATTAGATAGGTGGTTTTAG
- the truD gene encoding tRNA pseudouridine(13) synthase TruD gives MIPHEIDIVLGMERYYYEDWNEIDGTIERPNGFKVVEEIDFKPAHEWKGEEKGKYAVYLLTKWGIDHFSVLSEIQKVLHSKVNYMGIKDANAVTSQLVYITLTKKQELINEYKSNSFILKFLGYSSTKFNHTGNIFEISLLTSNFDLVVERVRQIEKNPYLPAFIGYQRFGTRRPITHLIGKYLLKRDWEKAFYLILTYPFLSESKEIIEIRKLIMEGDFNEAVRLIPSKFKQEKLLLKNYMKFNSYYLALKNSFIPISLYLDAYQSYLFNMYLSRRLDEYKNSDDKDNLFIRIPIYFSDCDDICKEIYLNEGIEKNFFKLPEFKISLKSFNRKAFMNIRNLKINEETRTISFVLDRGMYATVLLREILRGDPRKFT, from the coding sequence GTGATCCCTCATGAAATAGACATTGTGTTAGGTATGGAAAGATATTACTATGAAGATTGGAATGAGATAGACGGAACAATCGAAAGACCAAATGGATTTAAAGTTGTAGAAGAGATTGACTTTAAGCCAGCTCATGAGTGGAAAGGTGAGGAAAAAGGTAAATATGCAGTCTACTTGCTCACAAAATGGGGAATAGATCATTTTTCCGTTTTATCTGAGATTCAGAAAGTACTACATTCGAAAGTGAATTATATGGGCATTAAGGATGCTAACGCGGTAACCTCTCAGTTAGTGTATATAACGTTAACCAAAAAGCAAGAATTGATTAATGAGTATAAATCTAATAGTTTTATTCTAAAGTTTCTTGGATATTCTTCAACGAAGTTTAATCATACCGGGAATATATTTGAAATATCTTTGTTGACGTCAAATTTCGATTTAGTCGTAGAAAGAGTGAGACAAATTGAGAAAAATCCATATCTCCCCGCTTTTATAGGTTATCAACGTTTTGGTACTCGTAGGCCTATCACACATTTAATAGGTAAATATCTATTGAAAAGAGACTGGGAAAAAGCATTCTATTTGATTTTGACGTATCCTTTTCTTTCTGAATCAAAAGAGATTATTGAAATTAGAAAGCTAATAATGGAAGGTGATTTTAATGAAGCAGTTAGATTGATTCCGTCTAAGTTTAAACAAGAGAAACTATTATTGAAAAACTATATGAAATTTAATTCTTATTACCTAGCTCTTAAAAATAGTTTCATTCCAATCTCGTTATATTTAGACGCATATCAAAGTTATTTATTTAACATGTATTTATCCAGAAGATTAGACGAGTATAAGAACTCAGATGATAAGGATAATTTATTTATAAGAATTCCTATCTATTTTAGTGATTGTGATGATATTTGTAAGGAGATTTATCTGAATGAGGGAATAGAAAAGAATTTTTTTAAATTACCAGAATTTAAAATTTCACTAAAAAGCTTCAATAGAAAGGCATTTATGAATATAAGAAATTTAAAAATTAACGAGGAAACAAGAACAATATCTTTTGTATTAGATAGGGGGATGTACGCTACGGTATTACTTAGGGAAATTTTAAGAGGGGATCCAAGAAAATTCACTTAA
- a CDS encoding elongation factor 1-beta: MTDVLVVLKVFPDSDEVNLDNLYTDISNKLPKEYTIIRKETEPIAFGLNALILYVQMPEQTEGGTDNLEEVVNNIQGVSHAEVVGITRLGF; encoded by the coding sequence ATGACAGACGTGTTAGTAGTCCTTAAAGTATTTCCGGACAGTGATGAAGTTAATTTAGATAATTTGTACACAGATATAAGCAATAAATTACCTAAAGAATATACAATTATTAGAAAGGAAACCGAACCTATAGCTTTTGGCCTAAATGCGTTGATTCTATATGTTCAAATGCCTGAGCAGACTGAAGGAGGGACAGACAATTTAGAAGAAGTAGTAAATAATATACAAGGAGTTAGTCATGCCGAAGTAGTAGGGATAACAAGATTAGGATTCTAA
- a CDS encoding zinc finger domain-containing protein: MSVKLSIREEVEPPICSSCGKIIHPREKGVEFYCPNCGEVLIRRDHMCRKQGVEYICPNCGFKGP; encoded by the coding sequence ATGTCAGTTAAGCTAAGTATTAGGGAAGAAGTGGAACCACCAATATGTTCAAGTTGTGGGAAAATAATACATCCAAGAGAGAAGGGAGTAGAATTTTACTGCCCCAACTGCGGTGAAGTGCTAATAAGAAGAGATCACATGTGCAGAAAACAAGGAGTAGAATATATTTGTCCGAACTGCGGATTTAAGGGACCTTAA
- a CDS encoding CDC48 family AAA ATPase produces MSASSGEEQKPQRKELILRVMEARQKDVGRGKVRIDIDLLSQIDVSPGDVVEIEGTRKTAALAWPLSPEDTTTGEKDIIRMDGITRKNAGVSIGDKVIVRKAVVKPASTVKLAPSNFSITVDPGFISYVKKRLKEFPLVEGDTVLIPVLGQAIPFTVVQVKPAGIVLVNDDTIISISDKPVEPSRYPRVTYEDIGGMKNIIEKVRELVELPLRHPELFKRLGIEPPKGILLYGPPGVGKTLLAKAIANETDAYFTSINGPEIMSKFYGESEQRLREIFEDAKKHAPAIIFVDEIDAIAPKRDEVIGEVERRVVAQLLTLMDGLENRGNVIVIAATNRPSAVDPALRRPGRFDREIEIPLPDKQGRLEILQIHTRNMPLSKDVDLEKLADMTHGYTGADLSALVREAAMNSLRRYLPKIDLNQDKIPPEILESMEVKMEDFINAFKEIVPSGLREIYIEVPEVKWTDIGGLEEIKEELKEVVEYPLKYSELYQNSGIEPPKGILLFGPPGTGKTMLAKAVATESGANFIAVRGPEILSKWVGESEKAVREIFRKARMYAPAVIFFDEIDSIAPIRGISYDSGVTERIVNQLLAEMDGIEKLENVVVIAATNRPDILDPALLRPGRFEKLIYVPPPDKRARIEILKVHTRNIVLGEDISLEDVAEKTEGYTGADLAALVREATMRAIRESMKICIEKTNENCKPTDTECKDKTMKECMKVNGVKVSLRHFEEAMRKVKPSVTQDMLQFYQNWVEKARQQLPKTTVKPSTYA; encoded by the coding sequence TTGAGCGCTAGTTCTGGTGAGGAACAGAAACCGCAAAGAAAGGAGTTAATACTTAGAGTAATGGAAGCTAGACAGAAAGATGTCGGAAGAGGAAAAGTGCGAATTGATATTGATTTACTATCGCAAATTGATGTAAGCCCAGGTGACGTTGTTGAAATTGAAGGAACGAGAAAGACTGCTGCACTTGCATGGCCTTTATCGCCTGAGGATACAACAACTGGAGAAAAGGATATAATAAGAATGGATGGAATCACCAGGAAAAACGCTGGAGTCTCAATTGGAGATAAGGTTATAGTAAGAAAAGCAGTTGTAAAGCCAGCTAGCACAGTAAAATTAGCACCATCTAACTTCTCAATTACTGTAGACCCAGGGTTCATTAGTTACGTTAAGAAGCGATTAAAAGAATTCCCCCTAGTTGAAGGAGATACGGTATTGATTCCTGTCCTAGGGCAAGCCATACCGTTTACTGTAGTCCAGGTTAAACCAGCAGGTATAGTTCTAGTGAATGACGATACGATAATAAGCATATCTGATAAGCCAGTAGAACCTTCCAGATATCCTAGAGTCACATATGAGGATATAGGTGGAATGAAAAATATCATAGAAAAAGTCAGAGAGTTAGTCGAATTGCCTTTAAGACATCCAGAACTATTTAAGAGATTAGGAATAGAACCGCCCAAGGGTATATTATTATATGGTCCTCCTGGAGTTGGAAAGACGTTACTAGCGAAAGCAATAGCTAACGAAACTGATGCATACTTTACTTCAATTAATGGACCGGAAATAATGAGCAAATTCTACGGAGAGAGTGAGCAAAGATTAAGGGAAATATTTGAAGACGCTAAAAAACATGCTCCTGCAATTATTTTCGTAGATGAAATAGACGCAATAGCACCGAAAAGAGACGAAGTGATAGGAGAAGTAGAAAGAAGAGTTGTCGCACAGTTACTCACTCTAATGGATGGTCTTGAAAATAGAGGAAACGTAATAGTAATAGCTGCAACCAATAGACCAAGTGCTGTTGATCCAGCCTTGAGAAGGCCAGGGAGATTTGATAGAGAGATAGAAATACCGTTACCAGATAAACAAGGAAGATTGGAAATATTACAAATCCATACAAGGAATATGCCTCTATCTAAAGATGTTGACCTAGAGAAACTTGCAGATATGACACATGGATATACTGGTGCTGACTTATCTGCACTAGTAAGAGAAGCTGCAATGAATTCCTTAAGAAGATACTTGCCAAAGATAGATTTGAATCAGGATAAGATACCTCCAGAAATATTAGAGTCTATGGAAGTTAAGATGGAAGATTTCATAAACGCATTCAAGGAAATAGTACCAAGTGGCTTAAGAGAAATTTACATAGAAGTTCCAGAGGTTAAATGGACAGATATAGGTGGCCTCGAAGAAATAAAAGAGGAGTTAAAAGAAGTAGTTGAATATCCTCTGAAATACTCAGAGCTATACCAAAATTCTGGTATAGAACCACCTAAGGGTATATTGTTATTTGGTCCGCCAGGAACTGGAAAGACAATGCTTGCAAAGGCTGTTGCAACTGAAAGCGGAGCAAACTTCATAGCAGTAAGAGGACCAGAAATATTATCCAAATGGGTAGGTGAAAGTGAAAAGGCAGTTAGGGAAATATTTAGAAAAGCTAGAATGTACGCGCCGGCTGTAATATTCTTTGACGAAATAGATTCAATAGCTCCAATAAGAGGAATCTCTTACGATTCTGGAGTAACGGAGAGAATAGTAAATCAACTATTAGCGGAAATGGATGGAATTGAAAAATTAGAAAACGTAGTAGTAATAGCTGCAACCAATAGACCAGATATCTTAGATCCAGCACTATTAAGACCAGGAAGGTTTGAGAAATTAATTTACGTACCTCCACCAGACAAGAGGGCAAGAATAGAAATATTAAAGGTTCATACTAGGAACATAGTGTTAGGGGAGGATATCAGCTTAGAGGATGTAGCTGAAAAGACTGAAGGTTATACCGGAGCTGATTTAGCTGCACTAGTAAGAGAAGCCACAATGAGAGCTATAAGGGAGAGTATGAAAATATGTATAGAGAAAACCAACGAGAATTGTAAACCCACTGACACTGAGTGCAAAGATAAAACTATGAAAGAGTGTATGAAGGTTAACGGGGTTAAGGTTTCCTTGAGACATTTCGAAGAAGCTATGAGGAAAGTTAAACCATCAGTTACGCAAGATATGCTGCAATTCTATCAAAACTGGGTAGAAAAAGCCAGACAGCAATTGCCCAAAACTACAGTTAAACCAAGTACATATGCGTGA